A single Heterodontus francisci isolate sHetFra1 chromosome 11, sHetFra1.hap1, whole genome shotgun sequence DNA region contains:
- the LOC137375159 gene encoding alpha-1,4-N-acetylglucosaminyltransferase-like isoform X2, giving the protein MVSAYKSGLLILTFTICGVLYRLCNMDTYQYVKNNILEAPQMRNKADPNLSNITIKTGILFLETTDKVEPAPLVVCSVEAAARLNPDKPIYYFMKGFSGNLTQYPQPDYAGIPLLSSISNVVLLPLKPTELFEGTPLNGWYQKVNPNLERYWNHVLADGCRLALLWKYGGIYLDTDIISMKTLPFANFTCSQGGKSFNNAAIGFHVNHHPFMLDCMEDFVAHYIGHAWGQQGPKLITRVLKRWCKSNDLEKVTGKECNGISLWISRRFYPIPYQSWEKYYVPWKREDIESFFSGTYGVHIWNYMNSKKRKVVSGSGSLIEYLFQMYCPTTYRNLIQSRNSSESLSA; this is encoded by the exons ATGGTTTCTGCATATAAATCGGGTCTGCTCATCCTCACATTTACAATTTGTGGTGTGCTGTACAGATTGTGTAACATGGACACCTATCAGTATGTTAAAAACAACATCTTGGAAGCACCCCAGATGAGAAATAAAGCTGACCCAAATCTTTCAAACATAACCATTAAAACTGGGATTCTGTTTTTGGAGACAACTGACAAAGTGGAGCCGGCACCATTGGTGGTGTGTTCAGTGGAGGCTGCAGCTCGTTTAAACCCAGATAAACCTATCTATTACTTCATGAAGGGATTCAGTGGCAACTTAACACAGTATCCACAGCCTGACTATGCTGGTATCCCTTTGCTTTCCTCGATAAGTAATGTTGTCCTTCTACCTTTGAAACCCACTGAACTGTTTGAAGGCACTCCTCTGAATGGCTGGTATCAAAAG GTAAATCCAAATTTGGAAAGATATTGGAATCATGTACTTGCTGATGGCTGCAGGTTAGCTCTGCTATGGAAATACGGTGGCATCTACCTGGATACTGATATTATATCAATGAAGACTTTGCCATTTGCCAATTTTACCTGTTCACAAGGCGGAAAATCTTTCAATAATGCAGCAATAGGATTTCATGTAAACCACCATCCTTTTATGTTAGACTGCATGGAAGATTTTGTGGCCCATTATATTGGACACGCCTGGGGTCAACAAGGCCCTAAACTGATAACCCGTGTGTTGAAGCGATGGTGCAAGTCCAATGATCTGGAGAAAGTCACTGGAAAGGAATGCAATGGAATCTCTTTATGGATCTCGAGGCGGTTCTATCCAATCCCATATCAAAGCTGGGAAAAGTACTATGTTCCATGGAAAAGGGAGGACATCGAGAGCTTCTTCTCAGGTACATATGGAGTCCATATCTGGAACTATATGAATTCCAAAAAGAGAAAAGTTGTTTCTGGAAGTGGTTCATTAATAGAATATCTTTTTCAGATGTATTGTCCAACTACATACAGAAATTTAATTCAATCTAGAAATAGTTCAGAGTCACTTAGCGCCTGA
- the LOC137375159 gene encoding alpha-1,4-N-acetylglucosaminyltransferase-like isoform X1, with translation MGSAWHFFTDEDFGAFEETSQLDTMVSAYKSGLLILTFTICGVLYRLCNMDTYQYVKNNILEAPQMRNKADPNLSNITIKTGILFLETTDKVEPAPLVVCSVEAAARLNPDKPIYYFMKGFSGNLTQYPQPDYAGIPLLSSISNVVLLPLKPTELFEGTPLNGWYQKVNPNLERYWNHVLADGCRLALLWKYGGIYLDTDIISMKTLPFANFTCSQGGKSFNNAAIGFHVNHHPFMLDCMEDFVAHYIGHAWGQQGPKLITRVLKRWCKSNDLEKVTGKECNGISLWISRRFYPIPYQSWEKYYVPWKREDIESFFSGTYGVHIWNYMNSKKRKVVSGSGSLIEYLFQMYCPTTYRNLIQSRNSSESLSA, from the exons GAGCTTTTGAAGAAACATCCCAGCTCGACACCATGGTTTCTGCATATAAATCGGGTCTGCTCATCCTCACATTTACAATTTGTGGTGTGCTGTACAGATTGTGTAACATGGACACCTATCAGTATGTTAAAAACAACATCTTGGAAGCACCCCAGATGAGAAATAAAGCTGACCCAAATCTTTCAAACATAACCATTAAAACTGGGATTCTGTTTTTGGAGACAACTGACAAAGTGGAGCCGGCACCATTGGTGGTGTGTTCAGTGGAGGCTGCAGCTCGTTTAAACCCAGATAAACCTATCTATTACTTCATGAAGGGATTCAGTGGCAACTTAACACAGTATCCACAGCCTGACTATGCTGGTATCCCTTTGCTTTCCTCGATAAGTAATGTTGTCCTTCTACCTTTGAAACCCACTGAACTGTTTGAAGGCACTCCTCTGAATGGCTGGTATCAAAAG GTAAATCCAAATTTGGAAAGATATTGGAATCATGTACTTGCTGATGGCTGCAGGTTAGCTCTGCTATGGAAATACGGTGGCATCTACCTGGATACTGATATTATATCAATGAAGACTTTGCCATTTGCCAATTTTACCTGTTCACAAGGCGGAAAATCTTTCAATAATGCAGCAATAGGATTTCATGTAAACCACCATCCTTTTATGTTAGACTGCATGGAAGATTTTGTGGCCCATTATATTGGACACGCCTGGGGTCAACAAGGCCCTAAACTGATAACCCGTGTGTTGAAGCGATGGTGCAAGTCCAATGATCTGGAGAAAGTCACTGGAAAGGAATGCAATGGAATCTCTTTATGGATCTCGAGGCGGTTCTATCCAATCCCATATCAAAGCTGGGAAAAGTACTATGTTCCATGGAAAAGGGAGGACATCGAGAGCTTCTTCTCAGGTACATATGGAGTCCATATCTGGAACTATATGAATTCCAAAAAGAGAAAAGTTGTTTCTGGAAGTGGTTCATTAATAGAATATCTTTTTCAGATGTATTGTCCAACTACATACAGAAATTTAATTCAATCTAGAAATAGTTCAGAGTCACTTAGCGCCTGA